The Chloroflexota bacterium genome includes a window with the following:
- a CDS encoding SagB/ThcOx family dehydrogenase encodes MSSVSDSDCGTLQAELDRANAELNKLKAELEGIQAEVTAVKTASLEELLQQRRSIREYIDAPLTQDEVMKLLWAGQGITSARGFRTAPSAGALYPLEIYLVAGNVDNLAPGIYKYNPVKNDLTLVKEGDARAILASASLGQRSVADGAIDIVIAAVYERTQIKYGPRGERYVHIEVGHAAQNICLQATALGLGLVTIGAFDDAAIAKIIGMSSDEAPLYVMPVGRIK; translated from the coding sequence ATGTCGTCTGTTTCGGATAGCGACTGTGGCACGCTGCAAGCCGAGCTGGATAGAGCCAATGCTGAATTAAATAAGCTTAAGGCTGAGCTGGAAGGAATACAAGCTGAGGTTACCGCAGTTAAGACTGCTTCTCTGGAGGAACTACTGCAGCAGCGGAGGTCAATCAGAGAATATATTGACGCACCTCTAACTCAAGACGAAGTGATGAAGCTGCTCTGGGCTGGGCAGGGGATAACCAGTGCCAGAGGTTTTCGCACTGCGCCTTCGGCCGGGGCGCTTTACCCTCTTGAGATATATCTGGTAGCTGGTAATGTGGATAACCTGGCACCTGGCATCTATAAATATAATCCTGTAAAGAATGACCTGACCCTTGTCAAGGAAGGAGATGCCCGGGCTATTCTGGCTTCGGCATCTCTGGGCCAGAGAAGTGTGGCGGACGGAGCCATAGATATTGTGATTGCTGCTGTCTACGAGCGGACGCAAATCAAATATGGCCCCAGGGGCGAGAGATATGTCCATATCGAGGTTGGTCATGCTGCTCAGAATATATGTCTTCAGGCGACCGCCCTGGGGTTGGGGTTGGTGACGATTGGTGCCTTCGATGATGCTGCGATAGCAAAAATTATTGGAATGTCCTCTGATGAAGCTCCGCTGTATGTGATGCCGGTGGGCAGAATAAAGTAG